From a region of the Babylonia areolata isolate BAREFJ2019XMU chromosome 21, ASM4173473v1, whole genome shotgun sequence genome:
- the LOC143295764 gene encoding cancer-related nucleoside-triphosphatase homolog, giving the protein MAAKVPAKLILLTGPPGVGKTTLVQKACSALMECNIPVQGFYTEEVRHSGRRTGFDVVTLCGNRGPLARVEGGDDTVGTTQRQYRVGQYNVKLNAFEQTALPVLRVPPSSAPVPVIVIDEVGKMEMFSTTFVQTVRSLVSRSDTTILATIPIPKGRPIALVEELRSKKDAQLFEISKSNRDSILPEIVSAVQLSRKSQSYQK; this is encoded by the exons ATGGCCGCGAAAGTTCCTGCTAAACTGATTCTCCTCACCGGGCCTCCTG GTGTTGGAAAGACCACCCTTGTTCAGAAGGCATGCAGTGCATTGATGGAGTGCAACATACCTGTACAAGGCTTTTACACAGAGGAGGTGCGGCACAGTGGCAGGCGCACTGGTTTCGATGTTGTCACATTGTGTGGCAATAGGGGTCCTCTGGCAAGGGTTGA agGTGGAGATGACACAGTTGGGACAACACAAAGACAGTACAGAGTGGGTCAGTACAATGTGAAGCTGAATGCATTTGAACAAACTGCTCTGCCCGTTCTTCGAGTTcct CCCTCTTCAGCCCCTGTGCCAGTGATCGTGATCGATGAGGTTGGCAAGATGGAGATGTTCAGCACTACGTTTGTGCAGACAGTGCGCTCTCTGGTGTCTCGCAGTGACACCACCATCCTCGCCACGATCCCCATTCCAAAGGGGCGACCCATCGCTCTCGTGGAAGAACTCCGCTCCAAAAAGGATGCTCAGTTGTTTGAG ATTTCCAAGAGCAACAGAGATTCCATTCTTCCAGAAATCGTCTCTGCTGTGCAGTTATCAAGAAAGTCACAGAGTTATCAAAAATGA
- the LOC143295877 gene encoding serine/threonine-protein phosphatase 5-like, translating into MAATCGESNVTESGNGKSTDNPVVSDENKAKAEELKEKANDFFKKEDYNQAIKFYSEAIDCNPSVAAYYGNRSFAYLRTECFGYALSDADKALALDKTYLKAYYRRASANMALGKYKEALRDFKYVVTVRPSDKDASARYNECNKVVKRVAFERAIASDDSKSISEQINIDAMTIEDEYSGPQLEDGKVTEKFVKDLMQTFKDQKGLHKKYAYKILLDVKNYFQSQPSLVRIDVKDGEKFTVCGDIHGQYYDLLNIFEINGLPSETNPYLFNGDFVDRGSFSVECIFVLFSLKLLYPNHFFMARGNHESENMNQMYGFEGEVRSKFSAQMVGLFTEVFNWLPLAHCINQKVLVMHGGLSNDHTVSLDAITKVDRNRQPPESGIMCDLLWSDPQMLPGTSPSKRGVGVQFGPNVTSDFLARNGLDYIIRSHEVKDKGYEVSHDGKCVTVFSAPNYCDTMGNQGAFITLTGGTDLKPKFTSYDAVPHPKVKPMAYASPLFGLF; encoded by the exons ATGGCGGCAACGTGTGGTGAAAGCAATGTTACTGAATCAGGAAACGGAAAATCGACTGATAATCCGGTCGTCAGTGACGAAAATAAGGCAAAGGCTGAAGAGTTAAAGGAAAAAGCCAACGACTTTTTCAAAA AGGAAGACTACAACCAGGCCATAAAATTTTATTCTGAGGCCATTGACTGCAATCCCAGTGTCGCAGCATACTATGGGAACCGCAGCTTTGCATACCTGCGCACAGAGTGCTTTGGCTATGCCTTGTCAGATGCTGATAAAGCTCTGGCTCTGGACAAGACCTACCTCAAG GCATACTACCGACGAGCATCAGCAAACATGGCGCTTGGAAAGTATAAGGAAGCACTGAGAGACTTTAAATAT GTGGTGACTGTGCGGCCGTCTGACAAAGATGCCAGTGCACGATACAATGAATGCAACAAGGTGGTGAAACGTGTTGCATTTGAACGTGCCATTGCCTCTGATGACTCCAAGAGTATATCAGAACAGATCAACATTGATGCCATGA caatagAAGATGAATACTCAGGACCTCAGCTTGAAGACGGGAAAGTGACAGAGAAGTTTGTGAAAGACTTGATGCAGACTTTCAAAGACCAGAAGGGCCTTCACAAGAAATATGCATACAAG ATTTTGCTTGATGTCAAAAACTACTTCCAGTCTCAGCCATCTTTGGTGCGGATAGACGTTAAAGAT GGAGAGAagttcactgtgtgtggtgacatTCATGGCCAGTATTATGATCTGCTCAACATCTTTGAGATCAACGGTTTGCCATCAGAAACCAATCCCTAT TTATTCAATGGAGACTTTGTGGACAGAGGATCCTTCTCAGTGGAGTGCATTTTCGTCCTGTTCAGCTTGAAGCTTCTTTATCCTAATCACTTTTTCATGGCCAGAG GTAACCATGAAAGTGAAAATATGAACCAGATGTACGGGTTTGAAGGGGAAGTGCGTTCCAA GTTTTCAGCTCAAATGGTAGGCTTGTTCACTGAAGTCTTCAACTGGCTTCCGCTTGCTCACTGCATCAACCAGAAAGTCTTG GTTATGCATGGGGGTCTGTCCAATGACCACACCGTGTCGCTCGACGCCATCACAAAGGTGGACAGAAACCGACAGCCTCCAGAGTCAG GGATAATGTGTGACCTCCTGTGGTCGGACCCCCAAATGCTGCCGGGCACCTCTCCCAGCAAGCGGGGCGTGGGCGTGCAGTTCGGACCCAACGTCACCTCCGACTTCCTGGCCAGGAACGGCCTCGACTACATCATCCGCAGCCATGAGGTCAAGGACAAAGGCTACGAGGTGTCGCACGATGGGAAGTGTGTCACTGTTTTCTCCGCCCCCAACTACTG tgatacCATGGGCAACCAGGGTGCTTTCATCACGCTAACTGGTGGCACAGATCTCAAGCCAAAGTTCACTTCCTATGATGCTGTG CCCCACCCCAAGGTGAAACCAATGGCCTATGCAAGTCCACTATTTGGGTTGTTTTAG